DNA sequence from the Streptomyces sp. CA-210063 genome:
CCGGCCAGCGCGGTGAAGATACGGCCGAGGCGCTCGGCGAGCGGCAGGCCCGGCTTGACGTCCTCGGCGATGACACCGCCCTGGACGTTCACCGCGTCCGGGACCAGTTCACCCGCGAGGGCGAGGCGCACGGACCGCGCCACCGCGATACCCGCCTTCTCCTGGGCCTCGTCGGTCGAGGCGCCCAGGTGCGGGGTACAGACGACCTCGTCCAGCTCGAACAGCGGCGAGTCGGTGCAGGGCTCCTTGGCGTACACGTCGAGGCCCGCGCCCGCGACCCGGCCCTCCTTGAGCGCCGAGTACAGCGCGGCCTCGTCGACGATCCCACCGCGCGCGGCGTTGACGATGCGCACCGACGGCTTGACCTTGTGCAGCGCCTCGGCGCCGATCAGGCCGACCGTCTCGGGGGTCTTCGGCAGGTGGACGGTGATGAAGTCGGAGACCTCGAGCAGCTCGTCCAGCGACAGGACCTTGACGCCCATCTGCGCGGCCCGCGCGGGCTGCACATAGGGGTCGTAGGCGACGACCTTCATGCCGAAGGCGGACATGCGCTGGGCCACCAGGGCACCGATGCGGCCGAGGCCGACGACACCGAGGGTCTTCTCGGCCAGCTCCACGCCCGTGTACTTGCTGCGCTTCCACTCGCCGTTCTTCAGCGCCGTGTTCGCCTGCGGGATGTGGCGGGCGGAGGCGAGGAGCAGACCGCAGGCCAGCTCGGCGGCGGTCACGATGTTCGAGGTGGGGGCGTTGACGACCATCACGCCGGCCTTGGTGGCGGCGGAGACGTCCACGTTGTCCAGGCCGACGCCGGCTCGCGCGACGACCTTCAGCTTCTTCGCGGCGGCGATCGCCTCGGCGTCGACCTTGGTGGCCGAGCGGATCAGGATCGCGTCGACGTCGGCGATGGCCGGGAGCAGTTCGGCTCGGTCCGCTCCGTTGACGTGCCGGATCTCGAAGTCCGGTCCTAGCGCGTCGACGGTGGCGGGCGACAGCTCTTCAGCGATGAGTACGACTGGTTTCGAGCTCACGTGAGTCCTCACAAGTCCAATGCTGCGGACGGCCGTCCCGACGGCCGCAGGCGGTGGAGGGTGGTGGCCGCGTGGAAGACGCACGACGCTGTGGGCCTGACGCGTATGTAGTCCAGCAGTGTAGTGGCGACGAGACGGTCGTCTCACGCGACTGCGGAAGGATCACCCGGACGGGAACCGTGCCCCGAAAAAGCCCCTCCGGCACTTGAGGGGCGGGGTCCGGGGCAGAGCCCCGCGACGGCGCCCCCGCAAGAGGGGAACCGCCGCGGAATCCGGCTCAGCACAGCGCAGCGATCACGCCTCTTCGTCGTTGACCCACGACATCAGCTTGCGCAGCTCCTTGCCCGTGGTCTCCAGCAGGTGCTCGGAGTCCTGGGTCTTGTACTCGTTGTACTTCTTCAGACCGCCGTGGTACTCGTCCATCCACGCCTGGGCGAAGGTGCCGTCCTGGATCTCGGCGAGGACCTTCTTCATCTCGGCCTTGGTGGCGTCCGTGATGATCCGCGGGCCGGTGACGTAGTCGCCCCACTCGGCGGTCTCGGAGATCGACCAGCGCATCTTCTCCAGGCCGCCCTCGTACATGAGGTCGACGATGAGCTTCAGCTCGTGCAGGCACTCGAAGTACGCGATCTCCGGCT
Encoded proteins:
- the serA gene encoding phosphoglycerate dehydrogenase, producing MSSKPVVLIAEELSPATVDALGPDFEIRHVNGADRAELLPAIADVDAILIRSATKVDAEAIAAAKKLKVVARAGVGLDNVDVSAATKAGVMVVNAPTSNIVTAAELACGLLLASARHIPQANTALKNGEWKRSKYTGVELAEKTLGVVGLGRIGALVAQRMSAFGMKVVAYDPYVQPARAAQMGVKVLSLDELLEVSDFITVHLPKTPETVGLIGAEALHKVKPSVRIVNAARGGIVDEAALYSALKEGRVAGAGLDVYAKEPCTDSPLFELDEVVCTPHLGASTDEAQEKAGIAVARSVRLALAGELVPDAVNVQGGVIAEDVKPGLPLAERLGRIFTALAGEVAVRLDVEVYGEITQHDVKVLELSALKGVFEDVVDETVSYVNAPLFAQERGVEVRLTTSSESPDHRNVVTVRGTLGSGEEVSVSGTLAGPKHHQKIVAVGEYDVDLALADHMVVFSYVDRPGVVGTVGRIFGEAGINIAGMQVARSTAGGEALAVLTVDDTVPPLVLAEVAEEIGATSARSVNLV